The Pseudomonas sp. IAC-BECa141 genome contains the following window.
TGTCGATCTGGAAGAAGTCCTGCATCAACCGCTGCTGCAAACCGCCACGCAAGTGCTGCCGTATGCGCTGCAGACCAGCATCCTGATCATGTTCGGGATTCTGTTCTGCTGGGTGTCGGCCGGTTTCTGGACCGCGCTGATGGGCTTCCTCGAATTGCTCACCGGCCACGATAAGTACCGGATCTCCGGTAAAAGTGCCGGTAACGAGCCGATTCCGAAAGACGCGCGCACCGCGCTGGTGATGCCGATCTGCAACGAAGACGTGCCTCGGGTGTTCGCCGGTCTGCGCGCGACCTTCGAGTCGGTCGCGGCTACCGGTGATCTGGACCGTTTCGACTTCTTCGTCCTCAGCGACAGTAACGACACCGACATCTGCGTTGCCGAGCAGCAGGCCTGGCTGGACGTCTGCCGCGAAGCCAAGGGCTTCGGCAAGATCTTCTATCGCCGCCGTCGCCGCCGCGTCAAACGCAAGAGCGGCAACCTCGACGACTTCTGCCGTCGCTGGGGCGGTGACTACAAGTACATGGTCGTGCTCGACGCCGACTCGGTGATGAGCGGCGAGTGCCTGACCAGTCTGGTGCGCCTGATGGAGGCCACTCCGGACGCCGGCATCATCCAGACCGCGCCGCGCGCTTCGGGCATGGACACGTTGTATGCACGCATGCAGCAGTTCGCCACCCGCGTGTACGGTCCGTTGTTCACGGCCGGTCTGCACTTCTGGCAGCTGGGTGAATCCCACTACTGGGGTCACAACGCGATCATCCGCATGAAGCCGTTCATCGACCACTGCGCCCTGGCGCCGTTGCCGGGCAAGGGTGCGTTCTCCGGTGCGATCCTCTCTCACGACTTCGTTGAAGCGGCGCTGATGCGCCGTGCCGGCTGGGGCGTGTGGATTGCCTACGATCTGCCGGGCAGCTACGAGGAACTGCCGCCGAACCTGCTCGACGAGCTCAAGCGTGACCGTCGCTGGTGCCACGGCAACCTGATGAACTTCCGCCTGTTCCTGGTAAAAGGCATGCACCCGGTGCACCGCGCGGTGTTCCTGACCGGCGTGATGTCTTACCTGTCGGCGCCGTTGTGGTTCTTCTTCCTGGTGCTGTCGACCGCGCTGCTGGCGGTGAACACGCTGATGGAGCCGCAGTACTTCCTCGAACCGCGTCAGCTGTATCCTCTGTGGCCGCAATGGCACCCGGACAAAGCGATTGCGCTGTTCTCGACGACCATCGTGCTGCTGTTCCTGCCGAAACTGTTGAGCGTCATCCTGATCTGGGCCAAGGGCGCGAAAGAGTTCGGCGGCAAGTTCAAGGTCACTCTGTCGATGCTGCTGGAGATGCTGTTCTCCATGCTGCTGGCGCCGGTGCGGATGATTTTCCACACCCGTTTCGTGCTCGCCGCGTTCCTCGGCTGGGCTGCGACCTGGAACTCGCCGCAGCGTGACGACGATTCGACGCCGTGGAGCGAAGCGGTCAAGCGTCACGGTCCGCAGACCCTGTTGGGCTTCCTCTGGGCGCTGCTGGTGATCTGGCTGAACCCGAGCTTCCTGTGGTGGCTGGTGCCGATCGTCGGTTCGCTGATGCTGTCGATTCCGGTGTCGGTGATTTCCAGCCGCGTCGGTTTGGGCCTCAAATCCCGTGACGAGAGCCTGTTCCTCATCCCCGAGGAATACAATCCGCCACAGGCGCTGCTGGCTACCGATCAGTACACTCACGAAAACCGCTGGCATGCGCTGAACGATGGCTTCATCCGCGCCGTGGTCGATCCGCAGCAGAACGCCCTGGCGTGCTCGCTGGCGACCTCGCGTCACGGTGAGGCCGAGCCGATCGAATGGCTGCGTCAGGAACGTGTGCGTCACGCGATCAAGGTCGGCCCGGCCGGGCTGAACAACCATGAGCGCCTGCAACTGCTGAGCGATCCGGTGGCCCTGGCCCGTCTGCACGAGCAGGTGTGGGCCGAAGGCCACGCCGAGTGGCTGGACGCCTGGCGGGCCTCGGTGAAAGCCGATCCCCATGCGCCGCTGCTGCCGCTCAAGCCTGTGAGCTTGCAGGCGCAACCGGCCTGATGAAGAAACCCCGCGAAAGCGGGGTTTTTTTGCCTGCCGATTACCGACGCGGATCAATCATTCCCACGTCGAACCGTCTGCGTGGGAATGCAGGCCGGGACGCTCTGCGCCCCATCCGGCACCGACCGATCAAAAAACCTTGTGCAAACGAACGAGTGCGTTAGCATCCGTCCCCGAATTGGCGCACCCGGACACTCTTGTCCATTTCTGTCGTTTTTCGCGCTGCAAACGCAATGGTTTTGGGGACTTGAAGATGAAGAAGTATCTGTCGATGCTGCTGGTCGGCGTCACGGCACTGGTTGCAGTCAACGCGGCGCAGGCCGGCGCAATCGATGACGCGGTCAAGCGCGGCTCGTTGAAAGTCGGTATGGATCCGACCTACATGCCGTTCGAAATGACCAACAAGCGCGGCGAAATCATCGGTTTCGAAGTCGACCTCCTCAAAGCCATGACCAAGGCCATGGGCGTCAAGCTGGAACTGGTCTCCACCGGTTACGACGGGATCATCCCGGCACTGATGACCGACAAGTTCGACATGATCGGCAGCGGCATGACCCTGACACAGGAACGCAACCTGCGCCTGAACTTCAGCGAACCGTTCATCGTGGTCGGCCAGACCCTGCTGATCCGCAAGGAGCTGGAAGGCACCATCAAGTCCTACAAAGACCTGAACAGCGCCGACTACCGCATCACCTCCAAGCTCGGCACCACTGGCGAGATGGTCGCCAAGAAGCTGATCTCCAAGGCCAAGTACCACGGCTACGACAACGAGCAGGAAGCCGTGCTCGACGTGGTCAACGGCAAGGCTGACGCCTTTATCTACGACGCCCCGTACAACGTGGTCGCGGTGAACAAGGTCGGCGCCGGCAAGCTGGTGTTCCTCGACAAGCCGTTCACCTACGAGCCGCTGGCGTTCGGTCTGAAGAAGGGTGACTACGACAGCATCAACTTCATCAACAACTTCCTGCACCAGATCCACGAAGACGGCACCTACGATCGCATCCATGACAAGTGGTTCAAGAGCACCGAGTGGCTCAAGGACATGGAATAAGGCCCGCCCGCTGATCGTTCCCACGCTTTGCGTGGGAACGCCGCCCGGGACGCTCCGCGTCCCTTCGCAAGCGTGACGCAGAGCGTCACAGGATGCATTCCCACGCAGAGCGTGGGAACGAGCGAATCAGAGAAACATTCAATGAAACAGAAAAAAGCCCAATGGCCCTGGCACGTCCTGACCGTGCTGGTGCTGGTCGGCCTGGCCGGCGCGCTGTATTACGCCACGTCGCTGATGTCCTACGAATGGCGCTGGAACCGTGTGCCGCAGTACTTCGCCTATCAGGCCGAGGAAACCCAGCGCGCGAACGATATTTCCACCGTCAGCGAACTGGTGCGCAAGGGCGGCAGCGCGCAAGTCACCCTGCGCAACGATGCCGGTGACGAGCAGCACCTGACCGTCGACGAAAACAGCCTGCAATTCGCCCAGGGCGACGATGTGGCCGAAGGCGACGTCGTGGGCGTGACGCGGCATTGGGCGGCGGGTCCGCTGTTGTGGGGCCTGTGGACGACACTTTGGCTGTCGGTGGTGTCCGGCGTGCTGGGTTTGTTGATCGGTCTGGCCACCGGGCTGTGCCGGCTGTCGAGCAACCCGACCCTGCGCGACCTGTCGACGATCTATGTCGAACTGGTACGCGGCACGCCGCTGTTGGTGCAGATCTTCATTTTTTATTTCTTCATTGGCACGGTAATGAACCTGTCCCGGGAGTTCGCCGGGATCGCTGCGCTGTCGCTGTTCACGGGCGCCTACGTGGCGGAAATCATCCGTTCCGGTGTGCAGTCGATTGCCCGTGGGCAGAACGAAGCGGCCCGTTCGCTGGGCCTGAGTGCCGGCCAGTCGATGCGTCATGTGGTGTTGCCGCAGGCTTTCAAACGCGTGCTGCCGCCGCTGGCCGGACAGTTCATCAGTCTGGTCAAGGACACTTCGCTGGTGTCGGTGATCGCCATTACCGAGCTGCTGAAAAGCGGTCGTGAAGTCATCACCACCTCGTTCTCGCCGTTCGAGATCCTGTTCTGCGTCGCCGGTCTGTACTTGTTGATCAACCTGCCGCTGTCGAAAATCGCCAGCCGGCTTGAGCGGAGGCTCGCGCAAAGTGATTGAAGTCCGCGATCTGGTAAAAGTCTTCGACACCCGTGGGCAAGTGGTGCGCGCGGTGGATAACGTCAGCACCGTTGTCGCCAAGGGTGAAGTGCTGGTGGTGATCGGTCCGTCCGGTTCCGGCAAGTCGACCTTCCTGCGTTGCCTTAATGGTCTGGAAGAATTCGATTCCGGTTCGGTGAGCATCGACGGCCTGCAACTGGCCGACCCGAAAACCGACATCAACGCCTACCGCCGCGAAGTCGGCATGGTGTTCCAGCATTTCAATCTGTTCCCGCACATGACCGTGCTGGAGAACCTGTGCCTGGCGCAGAAAGTCGTGCGCAAGCGCGGCCAGAAAGAAAGCGAAGCCAAGGCGTTGGCGTTGCTGGAGAAGGTCGGTATCGCCCAGAAGGCCCGCGAGTACCCGTCGCGCCTGTCCGGCGGTCAGCAGCAGCGTGTGGCGATTGCCCGGGCGCTGGCGATGGATCCCAAGGTCATGCTGTTCGACGAGCCGACTTCGGCCCTCGACCCGGAAATGGTCGGCGAAGTACTGGACGTGATGAAAAACCTGGCCGTGGAAGGCATGACCATGGTCTGCGTGACCCACGAAATGGGTTTTGC
Protein-coding sequences here:
- the mdoH gene encoding glucans biosynthesis glucosyltransferase MdoH; the encoded protein is MSNSQVQPETLSEYLAHLPMTDEQRAELAGCQSFSELHERLSSKTFDAPTEAAQASVGKRLILSTAEELQDAEMLVLDASGRISMKATPPIRRTKVVPEPWRTNILVRGWRRLTGRTNPPKPPKDANVLPAARWRTVGSIRRYILLLLMLGQTIVAGWYMKGIMPYQGWSFVDLEEVLHQPLLQTATQVLPYALQTSILIMFGILFCWVSAGFWTALMGFLELLTGHDKYRISGKSAGNEPIPKDARTALVMPICNEDVPRVFAGLRATFESVAATGDLDRFDFFVLSDSNDTDICVAEQQAWLDVCREAKGFGKIFYRRRRRRVKRKSGNLDDFCRRWGGDYKYMVVLDADSVMSGECLTSLVRLMEATPDAGIIQTAPRASGMDTLYARMQQFATRVYGPLFTAGLHFWQLGESHYWGHNAIIRMKPFIDHCALAPLPGKGAFSGAILSHDFVEAALMRRAGWGVWIAYDLPGSYEELPPNLLDELKRDRRWCHGNLMNFRLFLVKGMHPVHRAVFLTGVMSYLSAPLWFFFLVLSTALLAVNTLMEPQYFLEPRQLYPLWPQWHPDKAIALFSTTIVLLFLPKLLSVILIWAKGAKEFGGKFKVTLSMLLEMLFSMLLAPVRMIFHTRFVLAAFLGWAATWNSPQRDDDSTPWSEAVKRHGPQTLLGFLWALLVIWLNPSFLWWLVPIVGSLMLSIPVSVISSRVGLGLKSRDESLFLIPEEYNPPQALLATDQYTHENRWHALNDGFIRAVVDPQQNALACSLATSRHGEAEPIEWLRQERVRHAIKVGPAGLNNHERLQLLSDPVALARLHEQVWAEGHAEWLDAWRASVKADPHAPLLPLKPVSLQAQPA
- a CDS encoding transporter substrate-binding domain-containing protein — translated: MKKYLSMLLVGVTALVAVNAAQAGAIDDAVKRGSLKVGMDPTYMPFEMTNKRGEIIGFEVDLLKAMTKAMGVKLELVSTGYDGIIPALMTDKFDMIGSGMTLTQERNLRLNFSEPFIVVGQTLLIRKELEGTIKSYKDLNSADYRITSKLGTTGEMVAKKLISKAKYHGYDNEQEAVLDVVNGKADAFIYDAPYNVVAVNKVGAGKLVFLDKPFTYEPLAFGLKKGDYDSINFINNFLHQIHEDGTYDRIHDKWFKSTEWLKDME
- a CDS encoding amino acid ABC transporter permease; this translates as MKQKKAQWPWHVLTVLVLVGLAGALYYATSLMSYEWRWNRVPQYFAYQAEETQRANDISTVSELVRKGGSAQVTLRNDAGDEQHLTVDENSLQFAQGDDVAEGDVVGVTRHWAAGPLLWGLWTTLWLSVVSGVLGLLIGLATGLCRLSSNPTLRDLSTIYVELVRGTPLLVQIFIFYFFIGTVMNLSREFAGIAALSLFTGAYVAEIIRSGVQSIARGQNEAARSLGLSAGQSMRHVVLPQAFKRVLPPLAGQFISLVKDTSLVSVIAITELLKSGREVITTSFSPFEILFCVAGLYLLINLPLSKIASRLERRLAQSD
- a CDS encoding amino acid ABC transporter ATP-binding protein — translated: MIEVRDLVKVFDTRGQVVRAVDNVSTVVAKGEVLVVIGPSGSGKSTFLRCLNGLEEFDSGSVSIDGLQLADPKTDINAYRREVGMVFQHFNLFPHMTVLENLCLAQKVVRKRGQKESEAKALALLEKVGIAQKAREYPSRLSGGQQQRVAIARALAMDPKVMLFDEPTSALDPEMVGEVLDVMKNLAVEGMTMVCVTHEMGFAREVADRVLFFDHGKLLEDASPTEFFDAPKDPRAQAFLRQVL